AAATCAAACCGCTTCCTGCTGCCAATCAAGGCATCAGGTTCACAGCGCGGGAGCGCTTGATCGAGCGGGTGATCTTGCGGTGAAGCTTCGCCGACACGCCCGTGACGCGGCGGGGAAGGATCTTGCCGGTTTCCGAAGTGAACTTCGAAAGCA
This portion of the Luteolibacter luteus genome encodes:
- the rpsR gene encoding 30S ribosomal protein S18, producing MSEPKTVERRIRFRKANRKMTTRRHDIPADGVDYKNPDLLSKFTSETGKILPRRVTGVSAKLHRKITRSIKRSRAVNLMP